ATATCACGATTGAACAGTTGAATAATAGGCGTGGTCATCCATGGAACTCAACTGGAGCTCATTAAGTTCGGGtgaaacataaataaatttgcTTTACCGTGCGGAGAGTCACGTTTAACAGTGGCCCGTTTAGTGGATTATATTCCTAATGGAGATAAGGAACGACTACACGACCACCTTGGCCTTGGAAATATAGATCAAGtaaaatactgtacatgtatatacagtagAATATATGCATCTTTATGGAGAGAGATCGCATGCTTCGATGATGTGACTTTGACCTGACGTGCCTACATTAGCAGTGATATAGAAATCTTCAGGCGCATATACGCATGGGGGTCTATATCGAGTTTTCATGACtcaatttccaaaaaaatgaatggaaatagAGTGGCTGTCATCGGAGCTGGAGTCTCGGGACTTGTTGGAGTCAAAACGTGTTTGGAGGAAGGGCTCCAGCCCGTGTGTTTCGAGAAGCAACAACAACTGGGTAAAGTATATTGCCTTATGCCCGGGCCTTATGACAGATACtaatggatatttagaggcgctaaaaacaaaaaagtaccatagcgcatacaatgtatgaataataattcaacATTTGCAATAATAACCACAACCAGTCATTCgagataaaaagggaaattaattattgaggaaaaaggTAAGATTTGAAGCCAATAATACTGGAAGCATTTCTTAGTTGGAAGATCGAGGCATTCCAATTCTTGGCAGCTGCTACAGCAAAACGTTTTTCGGCTGAGGAGAGTTTCGACAAGGGAATGTCTGCCTTGAATTGAACGAAGATTACGGAATAGCACActttcataggcggatccagcttttggcgaaagggggggggggcgtactgccgagcggcgcacatatttttgcacttcaccggcgccataaaagaaaatgttgaaaaaggggtaaagtctttgctggggatagtctttcctttactgttgctaatattatatcagtgtataatttttttaagcggcgccttttcttttcttttctttcctttatatttatttttttaagcggcgccttttcttgcttttatacttttcttttgcgccccctgtgcccccctggatccgtcaCTGACTTTGATGGTATTATTATATTCAGGTGCCAATTGatttaggcccgtattctgaagtcgagtttaacttaaactcaggtttaaagttgtggtttaagtatggacagccaattgttacataatcactaacagtagagatagcATACGTCAGCTCATTCGGCTCtcaaaatcattcataattgtgtaggaagtataaatagatgattgtcttcaccattgatgaatcaggaaagagcacagtaaacataagaaacatacaacttaataaaaaatttgatacttttggcttcccatacttaaaccacaactttaaaccagagtttaagttaaacccgacttcagaatacgggcctatgagttttgtatacatataaacAGACTTTTAAACTGAATACTTTGGAATAGAGGTAGCCAGTGGAGTTCCTTAAAGTAGGGGTGTATGAGTTTGGGATCGATCCAAAGCCAAAAATTAATCGAGCTGCACGATTCTGAATAACCTCGAGTTTTCTTCAATCCATAGCTGACAAAACAGTATATAAACTATTGCAGGAATCTAACCGAGAAAGAATAAGTGCTCACACAGCATGGTGACATGTCTTAAGATCAATGAATCTACGAATCCTCCACAAATTGCTGAGATGATCattacaattacggacaacccGATTTACTTGAGCAGACAATGTGAACATTTCCTTAagacaatataataataataatgataataacaacaacaataataatgtttaatttactcagggtagccacttcgGTTAGGAATCTGCTCCTAGCGGGCCCTGCAAAAagtaacataatatgttattattatatacCCTTCTCCAATATAATTACTGATCgactagcaagaaggcagaaggtcttttggtatgactcgggcgagaatcgaacccacgatctcCAGCGTGAGGCGGACACTCTACCACTGGGCCACGGGCGTAGATCCGCTCATGCTTTCATATAAGGGGGGATGGCGCTTTGTATTATATTACGTAATATACCCCTATAGATGAATATAACTTTCTACATGCGGATCGGcactagtctgctatgcaggctctgaatggctcgtgaggtgatacacacactgcagatgtgggtctacattttTAGACTAGATCGGCACTGTGTCGTTGTATATACTATACACGGGTCAATGATGACAGACCAAGCTATTCAGGAATCCATAGTTTATTTTTGGTTTTCGATCTCAACACAAATAGGCCAAGCTCTCATGCGTGCACATATAGGCTACCTTTTATAACGCGCTAGCTGTGCACCATATGGCTTAAAAAAGGGGCTTAATGCATTTCACGGTGCAAATAATATCTACTGTATCTGGATCTAATGAAagttaatattttgaaaacattataaCGGAAATGTTTtgtgatatcattttatttcccaCTTTTAAATATTGGTACCATGCAGTCTCTTCAAGCAAATTGACAAGTTCGTTAAAAATCATATTACTCGTGGAGAAAAACAGAGACTCATATAGTGGGTGTAGATCGTGGAGAGCATTTACTGCACATAAGAAGGATGATTTggagatattttgtttttctttctattttttatacTTTCCAAACACATTCCCTCAGCTTCCCTTATCCAAAATGAGTTTAGCCTTGGCCACCGAGTTGTACATGGATCTATTTGATTGAATAGATTATTCAGTTagaaacaaaatgtttttttaaagataatcgCTGCCAAACCCCCACATAATTATAGCTTAAAGAGGTACAACTGTATAACTCAACTAaacattaaattgaattgaaaaaccCATAGGCCTACACTCTAACATGCCTAATGGTAGTATGATCTATAGTGAAAAGTGAACTGCCCCGAAAAATAAGAATTCCCATTTTTACGTCTTAACATTTTAAAGCACGCGtgcctttacccccccccccccccctttgtggTATAATCACGTTTGTATACCCTTCACCTCCGAATTCAGCGGTGGATCTAGGATTTTATAATTGGGACAAaagatattaatatatatattttactttgcCAAATTATTTAGAAACAAAGTGAATTCAATttggttttatttcaattgtcgCCCTCCCGAGTACAGAAGTTTTTTTTCACaacgagccccccccccccccccccacgataCGGACTTGGAAATGATGGGAAATGATGATGTATCCTTCTTTAATATCTCTTGTGATCTGTACAAAGTAACCCGACAAGATTTTACATCTGACACTATCTGTGGTCTTGCACGAGTCTCGTTTAGAACAATCTTATCTAGCAATTTGAGCGTTGGGACGGTTTTGAAAGTTGGGGGCTGAGTCGAAAGTGAGaaagtgagggggagggggaggctgATCATGCAAATCGAAAATCAACCAGTCAATCAATTTCTACTTTTTTGTAAacagaagccccccccccccagtcccaCTGCagctatatatccaacaaaatatCTCCATTTCGAATCATTTGTCCAAGACGATTTCTttcaattcttttcaattttcccGTCTTGTTGAAAAAGGTGGCGCTTGGGTATACGATGAAGATGGAGGCTCAGATCCTAACGGTCCAGCGAGTGTCTACGACAAGCTCATCACAAACATCTGCAAAGAGAATATGGCCTACAGTGATTTCCCGTACCCTCAACATGTGCCTCCATTTCCAAAGGTAAATATATGTTAATTATCATATTAGTATTTCGATATGAATAGGGGTAGGGGAGGATCCAAGATTAATATGAATGAACAGATGAAAGGCtcatatttttcagaaaaatattttccccaagAAACCCCGTAATGGGCTCGCAATATCTTCTCATAGTAAAGACACTACCAATCTCTATCTATAACTACCTACCCATTCACAACAGTATATACAACGTttacatcaccccccccccccgcctctctctctctcccaacCTATCATATTGTAATATCCAACATAATCATCTATGAATCTACATAATCTAAGTTTAAACATGGTCCTATTCCTTTTTCAAGTGATGAAACACACCCAGTTGAGTGACCACGACAATGGCAGGCGCGGTTCCAGGAtatcgtggggggggggggcaaatttaaAATCACAAGAGCTGATTTTTGTGTCGTATATGGAGGTGTGCCTAGTGTCACTCACTCATTAGGCATGCCCACATTATGgttctatatatttttaacctttAACATTCATCTTCGTTATTCTCCCCCCGCCTTTCAATTAGGAAATCATAACTTCCCTTCTGCGGCGTAGCATCCCTGACACTGAATAactgaatatttgttttacGTTTATTCTCACCCAGAGGCAAGACGTTCTGCAATATTATATAGATTACGCAGAGAAGTTTAATCTGAACAAGTACATCAAGTTCGACACAGCCGTTGTAGAAGTCACAAAAACTGCAGATTTTCAAGAAACAGGAAGATGGAGTGTGCGGTTTAAACATAAAGATGGGAAGATTGAAACAGaggtatatacagtgcgtcccacaaaaaacgaaaccgagatttatcgatgatttatcaaaacttaatcacaaatacaatagacaaatgacctaccgttgttttagaatctcctctttcatcagaaattacttagattattgctcattcacgcatgagtgagcaaaaacaatttgaagaggggataccaagaagtcatttggcgggctgtatctgggtttcaaaaagaaaaccacatttttaaaaagttcaatatctgctcttaaatttgatacctcaattacagaaaatggtcaagaattaacaaagttctggttatttgaaataaggcttaaatttcaataatttcataaaattaagaggttctcCAGGCttgcgttcaaactcacttgacacttcgttttgttgacgatcagccatgcatttagtcttttgttaaccatgcgatagcttctgtgggtaaccggtgaaaacacgtttatttaatgaaattatagaaatacaagcattgtttcgagggaacataacttttttacttctcgaccattttttgtgattaaggtatcaaataaacgAGCAGATactgaactttttaggcatgtgattttctttttgaaattcagatacccccgccaaatgattttttggtatcctttcttcaaattgtttttgctcactcatgcgtgaatggggtAATATGAGATGAAAGAggggattctaagctttacattggtaggtcatttgtctattaaatttgtgattaagttatgataaatcatcgcttaaactcggtttcgttttttctgggacgcactgtatatatttatttttttgtttattagcCTTTTTGTATTGAGTGGTAAATACGGATCTGAGACAATCCATGTATGTCTCTGCCTGAATAAAGTAAGATTGCTCTGGAATTAcacagggccccatcttacaaagagttacgattgatccaatcaatcgtaactctatggaaatccatcagtgtcattttttttttctacagtaaatttgtacaatgtcctttgtaaacaaaggagaacacaccaaattgtcaagaaatcaatgaatgtatggatatacattcatatatagAACAAATttcgaacaaacatgcattttatatgttgactttgctggctttccatagttgcgattgatcggatcaatcgcaactctttgtaagacgctTCCCAGGCCTAATGTCACGGCAGGCAAACTTCATTAAGTTCATTCTTCTGGAAAATGCCTATTGATCTTTAAGATCGGAGAACAAGACTGAGAATATCCTAGGGACATCAGATCTCTGAGTAATATGCGCAACTTtctgaaatatttatttactaCAAAAGTAATTACACCACGTTCCTTTAGGGGAGTATCAGATTATATAGCATCTTAAAATTTTGTTctacatgaaaataaagaaatacatctCTGGTATCAAAATACTTTATGAGGGCAATGTTTAACATTCTTGGAGTATAATATGAGACAAACTTACAAAGAACAGATTCTGGACCTTATCATTTGTTCATTTCATTTGCTTGTTTTCACTCTATTTATATCAACCTGATTATGTTTTACCATTTTCCCCTTGTTGTTTCTTATTCTTATCTCTTTATAGATATTTAACGCTGTGTTGGTATGTACTGGAATGTATTCGTCTGGTATGGTTCCTGATTACCCCGGGAAAAATGAGTTCCATGGTCAAATCTTACACGGTGGTCAATTCAGGACAGGGAGACATTTTCAGAACAAGACGATTCTAGTTATCggtactttttttatttcttttattgaaattgaatatcaaatatgTTATATTTGTCATTATAAGTCATGTATGCCTACATAAAATTTCGAATTTCATTGGATCTAAAGAATAATGATAGCAAGAAATCAGAAGGGGTCCGTATGGCATGTATGGGACATACACATAATGCAGCTCAAATCAGGGGCAAAGATGATCGAGTATGTCGATTTCTTTAACGAGGCAttcgagcccccccccccctcatcctgCAAAAAGTAGAAATgataaaaaggggggaaaataaAATAGCAATGTTTACCACGTTAAAAGGGGTAATCTACAAAGCGAGAAAGGGAGTTACCTCACCAGCCCGTATAATGTCagaggacccccccccccacacacacacaactcaTAGTTCAAAGCTATGCTTATGGAGATATAGGAATAAAAAATTACGTCAgttgtaaaatttgaattatcATCTACAGAGCCAAACACAAGGCACCGTTTATTCAAGAAAGTCTTAAGAACTTAAGTATATACGGTAATGATATTGTGCTTATGTTTCTTATGATTGTACCTTTATTAGAATTGTATCTTTATTTCTTAgggtattttcaaatttaatttacAGATACCAGGGTAAACATATCTCGATTTGTGATatccataataaaaaaaatcaacaagcgAGAAAAGCAATTATCGTAAAACAGAATGTTTGCCAGGAATTCATAAAGGAATAATAGAGGACTTTGCCTTAACACACATTTCGACATTCGTAATACCATAATGCATCTCTATCCGATATTAGACGAGCGCATATATATATTGCCCTAATTTTACCATGtccacaaataaaaaagaagcaaGTAACAACAGTGACATTTCCTGTATAAGAGGAAAGAGTGTCATTTGCATAGTTGCCAATGCTTTTACTTGATACACCAGCCATAGCAAGATCGATGCTTTTCCAAGAAAAATAAGATAATTGGGGTTAATGTATTATCACGTCCTCATCTTGTCAAAGTAGGAACGCATACATTATGATATcattagtctgctgtgcaaacccttcactcgagttaagggtctgaatgtgcagcctactctgccttgtgtactgaaggcccacCTGGCTcggaattgaaacagcaagttttgtatacTGTGCTAGtgtttgcgtggagacacactgtcttgttgatcaaagtttcaatcggTGTCTGTGAAGCAGACTAcattatgatatgatattactctttgaaattgttttgattaaaaatgataaaggtaTCGAAATAATTCAGTTCTTTTTTAAACTTCCCTTTAACATACAGGGTCTTCACATTCAGCCGGTGATATCGCCTGCATGAGCTGCGATTATGCCAAACAGGTAAATcaaacacaaaataataatggtatataCATAATGGCAATGATAAACATAGGAAATATTGAAGATTTCAAGTAGCTTTTatacaaccgcgtagccaggatattttggagggggcggtaagtgcacgcgaagcgtgccaaccaGGTGCCAACCAAAGTCCTAGGGggagggtgcagggagggggagttttcCCCCCTCCCGCGCGGAAGTTTTTGAcatctcatcaaattcaaatcaaaagaaggcgTCTCTTGCCTCTCTAGTATCCTTATCAACTCGAATATTGACTTGCTGTGATTAAAGAATAATTGTTttcgaaagaaattatgagcTCCCCAAAAATGGGAAATTTGTAACAATTCCTCTTTCCGCGCGAAGCTTTAACGTTTTATAAAAATAGAGAACAGAAATTATACAATTATGCCTATCTTAGTCACATCAGATTTGAGTGTAAAAAGTTTATCCACATTATATTTCGTTATCTCAAGTCGCAAAACAGAATAGAAATGGGTATATACAGGAGAAAATAGGCCCTATTCCTTCCCGCGAATGGCGTTGAAGCTTTGATTTTAAGAAATTTATCTGAAACTTTAACCTGTTCTAATTTTGATGTTTCTTAGATtattaagaagaaaaacgagctcaaaatgtgaaagggatgatgCAAGCTAGAAGAGGGACTTTTCATTTCCCATGCTCGCGAAGCACGGAAACCTcggtgatttatttattttggaagaaaaaaaattcgctCATATATTAAGCGCCTCCTTTTCACTGAGTTcactgatattcaaaatttcaaatcaatgacGCAAAACAAGACAGGAGATGGATGTGCAGCGATATAGAATAACGTTTGATATCGTACATACTATTGCAACTAGCACGGAACGAATTTATTTCCTCCCCCTTTGAGCAGACACTTTGCcaaaaattacttgctgaaaaGTGGAAGAAAAAAGCATTTGGTGACGCGAGAGTGACGGTAATATCTACCCGCTCCGAACAGAAGAGccaaaattttgtataaatgcaatataaaaaaaaaaaaagttttcatacTTTTTACACCCATgtatattttataatttctgGCGAGAATACGATTCCCACGGCCGGGAAGGGGAAAAACGGAGGAGAAAAAAGATGTGGGGGAAACTAAAGGGAAtggcaattttgatattttttcccggAGCGCGGAAGAAAATTTATAGCATGAAGAGAGAAGATCGTCTCGTTTACGTTGTTATTCTTTTGaccaagaaagaaggaaaaaacaacaaaagctatacctttcttccctcttctcctttcgctttttccttttctccttttcctcttcttttttttatctttttggGAGCGTTTGGGGGGACCAccgccccctggctacgcgcctgcttATATAGCTTATAATTCACTGGATAATCTGTTGAGAAGTAAATTACTGTTCATTTGCAATTAAAAGTCACTCAAAACATTCGCTTGAACCGGCGTTTGAGTCGGGTAAAAAGGCTGGAAACCCCAACAAACATTATAAGCCCAAGTATAAGCAAAGTGTCTAAGTACGCGAAGCAGCCACCCCCTTCAATCGGGAAATATCCtcctcttttgtttttattggcACGCACGGAATGATTAAAATCTTGTATATATTCAAGAATATTTTTCttaggtaattattaaatttcaTACAATCATAGGTTTATATGAGTATGCGGGATGGTGCTTGGATCGTTCCTCGTATCCTGAACGGACAACCTGCTGACACGTACGTCAACCAAAGATGGAAAGACTTTATACCAAAATGGATCTACAATTACCTTGTGAAACGCGCGATGGACTCCTCACAGGACTGGAGAACACTCGGCTTACAAAGCAGCAAGCATCCCGCTTTCACCAAGTGTGTCATGCTAAATGACCAACTCCCTGTCAAGATCATGAGTGGTCAAGTCACGGTCCGGAGTGGTGTTGAACGGTTTGAAGGGTCAAGGGTAATCTTTGACGACGGATCCTACCTGGAAGATGTAGATTGCGTCATATGCGCCACCGGGTACAATGTGAAAACTCCATTCTTGGAGGAGAATATACTCTTCGGTAAGAAGCTCATATGAAGCAACAATAGACTTGTTATCGAAAGTGTTTGAGGGCTGCAATGGTTAGGAGTCATATGCATAGGGGCAAATGCCAATTCCGACTACTTGTCCCGTCTGTATAGAGCGAGACTATTATAGGCGCCGGCGCGCCGCTTTTAATTCAGACGGCGGCGGCGGAGTCGTCAATCTTAACCTTGGGTTAAGCTTTTAAAATGTcaccataacttagaaagtatatagacctagttcatgaaacttagacacaagctgagggtaatcaagtattacttagcatcctgcctgagtttcaggttacatgaccaaggtcaaaggtcatttagggacAGTTAACTTCGACCATgctgggggaatcaacatcgaaatcttaacctaaggttaagtttttgaaatgccatcataacttattttcaaggaaacttggacatatgagTAGCAAAAAAATCAGTGAACATTCTGCATGAGTtttatgtcacatgaccaaggtcaatgaaatttgcgcatattgggggtatttgttgaattgccatcataactttaaaagtttatggatatagttcatAAAATGTGGACACAGGTATTATCAGGTATCACTggtcatcttgcacaagtcctgggtcacatgatcaaagtcatatgccatttagggtcaatgaagacaattcattatcataatgaattgtgtttttgtgccatttt
The genomic region above belongs to Lytechinus pictus isolate F3 Inbred chromosome 12, Lp3.0, whole genome shotgun sequence and contains:
- the LOC129272885 gene encoding flavin-containing monooxygenase 5-like, encoding MNGNRVAVIGAGVSGLVGVKTCLEEGLQPVCFEKQQQLGGAWVYDEDGGSDPNGPASVYDKLITNICKENMAYSDFPYPQHVPPFPKRQDVLQYYIDYAEKFNLNKYIKFDTAVVEVTKTADFQETGRWSVRFKHKDGKIETEIFNAVLVCTGMYSSGMVPDYPGKNEFHGQILHGGQFRTGRHFQNKTILVIGSSHSAGDIACMSCDYAKQVYMSMRDGAWIVPRILNGQPADTYVNQRWKDFIPKWIYNYLVKRAMDSSQDWRTLGLQSSKHPAFTKCVMLNDQLPVKIMSGQVTVRSGVERFEGSRVIFDDGSYLEDVDCVICATGYNVKTPFLEENILFDHSNQLELYMNVIPPKLAHPTLAAIGLFRSRGGIGSTVELQVRYAISVFKKEVKLPSRQDMMADILRRKSAIIKHFGGEFQPRILPTTYNDELARAIGALPNIWSLVFSDPILAYHYYFSPAYPPWTRLVGPYSKPDARQRILQCGKDLNRGIELKTVRPGAIKRLDHDDRNGTVFYAFIVLCFMGFFLAVVF